In Mycoplasma sp. Mirounga ES2805-ORL, a single window of DNA contains:
- the dnaE gene encoding DNA polymerase III subunit alpha — protein MTKFTNLYNQTRYSFDESTLKMELLIENAVSRGLTSVVLADRNNLFAYAEFVKLCKKNNLKPIIGIDLDVQDHRFILLAKNYQGFQKLNTLVLKQSLNKDLEIDDIVDRNLIIIDHPTEGLFSKTKDNSLFNLDNYFVFSNKYVDSKSIFFFQLNKNEQLNYDEPIVDEKLLINNQRIIDQCNLFFPEKKLHLANFNNNNEDENREFFYKLLKKNLLVKKKEFPNSDQTWKDRLNYEIQIIDDLGFINYFLIIQDIVNWSRDNGIEIGPGRGSAAGSLVSYLLGITKINPLKYDLLFERFLNPKRVSWPDIDIDIQDNRRDEVFNYVQEKYGFDRVAKITTFQMIGARSAIKDAARNLGIKPSDADQVSKTINSYISDDLKISYEKNIAFKVEVDKYPYLFEEAMELEGAPRQIGLHAAGIIIADQPLVNLIPVSLSNDNKFLQVQLTMENIEDYGLLKIDLLGLRTLSEIQGIEKYLTNEQKFDYLVERNELELEDPATFALLNTGNTKGIFQIETKGMDKYIRKLKTSSFEELYALISLNRPGPKDYIKDYIEVKNNPNLYKPIESHYDKIVKPTNGIIVYQEQIMQIAQQVGDLSFVDADFLRKAISKKNEDNIEKYRKLFYIGAKNKNLNDSTIKKIYDNIKKFGNYGFNKSHAVAYAYLSMKMGYYKTHYPHYFYPSLISEAGGDQNKIKDFVDELRGLRVRVESPSILNPTSKCVVRNNSYFLPLSLIKGLGNESLIKIKNDLIENGPFSSDLFDTLFRLRFSGLKDNQISLLIRANVFRDYGHMKQVEAFDKQIITFYDLFKDDSYKDVKVKIEKLGYNKIKFDTDIDRDIDYEISNEIQLLGGMYNVSDTTKHEANFKYKMKTIPSDGQYWCVAKLITIKKFTGRSYKLYEFQDSFSTEAMFIDKNLFDRFEPLKIERIYKIKLELGRNGKPRLLDWDEV, from the coding sequence ATGACTAAATTTACTAACTTATATAACCAAACAAGATATTCATTTGATGAATCAACTTTAAAAATGGAATTATTAATTGAAAATGCTGTTTCTAGAGGGCTAACTAGTGTAGTTTTAGCTGATAGAAATAATCTTTTTGCATATGCTGAATTTGTAAAACTTTGCAAAAAAAATAACTTAAAACCAATTATTGGAATTGATTTGGATGTTCAAGATCACCGTTTTATTTTATTGGCTAAGAATTATCAAGGTTTTCAAAAATTAAATACTTTAGTTCTTAAACAAAGTTTAAATAAAGATCTTGAAATTGATGATATCGTTGATAGAAACTTAATAATAATTGACCACCCTACTGAAGGTTTATTTTCTAAAACGAAAGATAATTCTCTTTTTAATTTAGATAATTATTTTGTATTTTCTAATAAATATGTTGATTCCAAGTCAATTTTCTTTTTTCAATTAAATAAAAACGAACAACTTAATTATGATGAACCTATTGTAGATGAGAAATTGTTAATTAATAACCAAAGAATAATTGATCAATGTAATTTATTTTTTCCTGAAAAAAAATTACATTTAGCGAACTTCAATAACAATAACGAAGATGAAAATAGAGAGTTTTTCTATAAGTTACTGAAAAAAAATTTGCTGGTAAAGAAAAAAGAGTTTCCTAATTCCGATCAAACGTGAAAGGATAGATTAAATTATGAAATTCAAATAATTGATGATTTAGGATTTATAAATTATTTCTTAATTATTCAAGATATCGTTAATTGGTCCAGAGACAATGGAATCGAAATTGGTCCGGGTCGTGGAAGCGCCGCTGGTTCATTAGTTTCATATCTCTTAGGAATTACCAAAATAAATCCGCTTAAGTATGATTTATTATTTGAAAGATTTTTGAACCCAAAAAGAGTTAGTTGACCAGATATTGACATTGATATTCAAGATAACCGTAGAGATGAAGTATTTAATTATGTTCAAGAAAAATATGGCTTTGATAGAGTTGCTAAGATTACAACATTTCAAATGATCGGAGCAAGAAGCGCTATAAAGGATGCTGCTAGAAATTTAGGAATTAAACCATCTGATGCAGATCAAGTTTCAAAAACAATTAATTCATATATTTCAGATGATTTAAAAATATCGTATGAAAAAAATATAGCTTTCAAAGTAGAAGTAGATAAATACCCTTATTTATTTGAGGAAGCAATGGAATTAGAAGGTGCTCCAAGGCAAATTGGACTCCATGCAGCAGGGATAATAATTGCCGATCAACCTCTAGTTAATTTAATTCCAGTTTCTTTATCTAATGATAATAAATTTCTACAAGTTCAATTAACTATGGAAAATATTGAAGATTATGGATTATTAAAAATTGACTTGTTAGGGTTAAGAACTTTAAGTGAAATCCAAGGAATTGAAAAGTATTTAACTAATGAACAAAAATTTGATTATTTAGTTGAACGAAATGAATTAGAGTTAGAGGACCCTGCAACTTTTGCCTTATTAAATACAGGCAATACAAAAGGTATTTTTCAAATAGAAACTAAGGGAATGGATAAGTATATAAGAAAATTAAAAACTAGTAGTTTTGAAGAACTTTATGCATTAATATCATTAAATAGACCTGGTCCTAAAGACTATATTAAGGATTATATTGAAGTTAAAAACAATCCTAATTTATATAAACCTATCGAAAGTCACTATGACAAGATTGTAAAACCAACTAATGGAATTATCGTTTATCAAGAACAAATTATGCAAATTGCACAACAAGTTGGTGACTTATCATTTGTTGATGCCGATTTCTTGAGAAAAGCAATTAGCAAGAAAAATGAAGATAATATAGAAAAGTATAGAAAATTATTTTATATAGGTGCCAAGAATAAAAATTTAAATGATTCAACTATTAAAAAGATATATGACAATATTAAGAAATTTGGAAATTATGGTTTTAATAAAAGTCATGCTGTAGCCTATGCATACTTATCAATGAAGATGGGTTATTATAAAACACACTATCCACATTATTTTTACCCATCACTGATTTCGGAAGCCGGAGGAGATCAAAACAAAATTAAAGATTTTGTTGATGAACTTAGAGGATTGCGCGTTAGAGTAGAATCTCCTAGCATACTAAATCCCACAAGTAAATGTGTTGTAAGAAATAATTCATACTTTTTGCCATTGTCCTTAATCAAGGGTTTAGGCAATGAGTCATTAATTAAAATAAAAAATGATTTAATTGAAAACGGACCTTTTAGTTCTGATTTATTCGATACTTTATTTAGATTAAGATTTTCCGGGTTAAAAGATAATCAAATTTCATTATTAATTAGAGCAAATGTTTTCAGAGACTATGGACATATGAAACAAGTCGAAGCATTTGACAAGCAAATTATTACATTCTATGATTTATTTAAGGATGATTCATACAAAGATGTAAAGGTCAAAATTGAAAAATTGGGTTATAACAAAATAAAATTTGATACAGATATAGATAGAGATATAGATTATGAAATTAGTAACGAGATTCAATTACTTGGTGGAATGTATAATGTTTCTGATACTACAAAACATGAAGCAAACTTTAAATATAAAATGAAGACAATACCGAGTGATGGACAATATTGATGTGTTGCTAAATTAATCACTATAAAGAAATTTACTGGTAGAAGCTATAAATTATATGAATTTCAAGATAGTTTTTCAACTGAAGCAATGTTTATTGATAAGAATTTATTT